AGAATCTACAATTCCTCCCTGCATCTTTTACAAAGTGATCTTTCCATCTGCAGTCTTTCTTTCTCTATCTTCAGCCTCTCCTTCTCAATGGCCACTCTCTCTCTGTACAACTCTAATTTCTCCCTCTCTATCTCTAGCAACTGTGTTGCATGGCTCGAAGTGGAGACTTTCTGTCTTTTTGCTGTAAAACAACATAAGCCTAAGTCATCTTCATTCATtgatatagcacttttcacaatacagattgtttcacaGCAGCAtcacagtgataataggaaaattaaaagacagagattgttttggctttacagcAGTTCTAGGAAAAATTTGTTATCgagctaaaatatatttaatcacttccgttgtaaaaattaattattagacacctttttaactgaaaacagaagacctttaatgtgttcttgccgttcatttacGTGTTTAGCTAAATTATATGCACAGAATTCAACATATAGACAAGGTGAGAATTAATGCATAGCATACATGGGGGTAGCTGAAGGGGCACTGATGTTCCCTCCTCCAGATCTGACAGCTGTATTGTTGACAGTTCACTTTGGTCCATCTCCAGCCCTACCTCGTAACCACCAGGGATGCCTGGGTCAATAATGGAAGCATAGCTGTATAAATTTCATATTAGCACTGACGTTTATTTGCTACCTTCAAACCAAACATTACAAAACAACAAGTCCTGTGTTGTCTTAAGTTACCTTCATAGTGCACCTTGTCGATGACACCCAGTATTCTCGTTTCCGAAGGAGTTAGCGATGGAGCGTCGCTCGTTCCCCCTCCCGTTTTCTTTACCTCTTTTGCCTGTAAAGCAGCTTTCTTCTTCGTTTCGCTTACAAGAGTGGTGAATTTTTTCTTCACAGACTCTGCGCTACGAGAAACGCCAGACACCGCAGAAACATTTTCGGCAACTTTTGCCCACTCTCTTTCCTTATCTTCGTTAGAGAGCGAAGGTGAAAACTTGCCGAATAAAACAGGCTTCCCCTTTTCGACGGAGCTTATCAAAATTTCTATCTCTGCTGCACTGAAATTGAAAGCACGCCGTTGTTTTtccattttagttttatttttatctcaGAAGCAGTATGCGCGCGTTGTTGGTTGCTTGGTAACAGACCTGACAGTTGATTACCGAACTCGATGGAGCGGTTTAAGATTTCCTAACTACAGATAAGATGAGATTTTGTAAGATAGGATAAGAATCCTAAATCAAGTTAAGATTTGCTTCTgtaatgtgaatttgtgaaaaatcCTAAATTAACTTATCTTATCTTAAGTTAAGACCTAAGATAGAATGTTTCTGTAATACGCCCCCAGAGTGAGTTCTAGAAACAATAAGAacaacatatatgtatatatatatatatatatatatatatatatatatatatttatatataggctatatatatatatatattagggttGCACGGTGTACCGGTACTACGGTAGTATCGCGATACTAAAGCTTCAAAATACTGGCGAtgccattgtattttttaaacggTAGTATCGTCAGTTCCGTAAGGAATGTTGTATGTGCGGCAGGTGCACTTCAATTGAACATGCGTGCctgcaaaaaacattacaagagaCTGCCATTGACTGTCTGCTGTGCCCTAATTCACTTAATTAACatcataaaatctttatataaaaatgaattcTCACAGTTTTTCCGTTGCTTATTTGGCCACTTCTGGAAAAGATTAAATAGCTTGTTTCTAGAAACATCTTTGCGAACACGATTCAGACAAATGCAATTCCATTCATCAATAAGTTATAGCGGGTTTGTACTCGGTTCTTATCAGTCATATCAATcgtgattttataattataaatgtattatatgttttaatatacataCTGCTCTCCAGTCAGGGTTAGATATTTCAAGATAGGCTGGCAAAAATGCTCCTGATAGTTTGTGACACGAGCAAGagcgctgtttttgtttcgtttctaaatgaatctgtttttgaacaaattggacgagtcactgactcactaatccattcattaagacagtcatttgcttcgttcctgaatgaatcagctgttttgaacgaatcggttgaatgattcattgacttaatcattaacacttgctgccacctactggcgactTTAGTCTCCCATCTAAAAGTAGGCCtattctatatttttttttcccgccaacatttttatttctatattcagatttttatatttgaaacattaatatcataacattatttatgcaattgtaattgaagtgtaaatgcataaatgctacATCGTAATGTCAGTTCATACAGCTTCTGTGCAGTGCTAAGATTAATTTTGTTTacaatgattcatttgattggtaataAAAGCCTGTTATTCATTCTCATTAATGAAGTATTCAGAGAAAAATCTGGTCTGTTTTCATGTATTTATGAAAGTTTGGTTCATTTTGTATACTGCATGGTATCGCGATACTACTTGGTATCGTGATACTTCAGCTGGTATAGTATCGTAAGACATTTTTATGGTATCGTGACAAccctaattatatatatatatatatatatatgagcaatatcacacgagtagccgtgcgatatgtgatattgcgtttatacaacagttcgacggcacgagtgtgtaaataaataagaacaacaacggagtgtctttaaaacctcttttgtgcagcactacttccttccgccatggATTCATATCTCATGttgacagttggaccaagcctccgttactaactctaaaacgtcactttagaactagtaacgaaggaacgttgagtcgcttcatcgaaacacattgaattttgtacagtaatagagagagcgagagagagagagagagagagagagagagagtaggctattacctgtgtctggttggtatattgcattacattcattcattcttcaagtcgatgtctataatattatatcctttatacaagtccgtttgaatgtccgctgaggaaagcgatctttgtatttgtccttttccataacatccattacaccacagcgctaaaacaacttccttttgcaaaagttcctttaaatttaaaagtctcttgtgcttcactgactcattctcctgtaaagtgttgccgccatctaatggcgtattaatgtaatgttcactcaatccatattacttaatggacatatttatataaaatcatatttattaacaatatttagaacaacaaaaaagcacaactgtacagttcagtcaaacataaagcactagtaAAAAATTAGGTCACCATTtacgcttgtatgtgggttttacaaatatttaacgaatgaaaaggattttaaagagcttgtgacaaaacctcctaactccatttgatcctcaaactgtcaatcaagcctCACTAATCTGCCTCACCTCCTGAATAAAGTGTgcacgcagtttggacatctcctctgtgcaatgcaaaggtaaataaagatctgatgtttgaaaaaaaattgtaaagcattttctttactcaaaaaaaacatatgtttataaagtttattgtTTTACGTATTACAtagcggagaagagtctgatatgtcccgtctagttgtagccaatatgctatataaggatgtaacgtaacgtttattattatcaaatttaatatagcacaattcgacttgctctggaacaaataatacattaataagaccaaagattgcccgttctatgtactcaaattgaattatgtctcatgtttaaccactataagagccagcggcaaatcccagaggcactggccgagatgaagctgttctcggcggttacagaagcactgaacggccgctgacgctctggagctcgcatctccgaaaacgtcaaaacaaattgtaaaataggcgctgttattaaatatgagtcacatatttcaggtctaaacaactacattctcgcctaaaaaactattaaaattacagtttgtggtacaagaagtagtatttgtatatatatatatatatatatatatatatatatatatatacacacacacacacaaagcacaTTAGAATCAGAGCTCCCTCTTCCAGCTCTTCCTCACTAGTAAAGCAGCTCAAGTGGCAAGTTGCCTTGTTTTAGGCACAAAGGCTTCTGCTTCTGTCACATTATACAGAAGTGTAGTAGGTTATTGAACATGGTGTAGATCAAGGGACAAATCATGTGTTAATCACTTTGTCTTTTAAGCAAGTGTACTCGGACGGTGACTGTATGCCCTCTATGCTCTAAGTATATACTCACTATAACAACTTACCACCATCATATACATAATTGCCCAGCAGAATGTCCTagcaaaaataatttaaacatggCACAAGGCGGCTGATCCTCTCTCGCCCCTCTACATGACCAACTCTTGCTGAGCACTCTTGTCAGTTTCTATAACCTGGATGTatcctttaaaatgtaaatataagtcgtaataaggtgcttgaaaaacgacctatagggtcatttttttttttttgaaggacaGTCTGTTAATCATATCATATCAGTCTGTTAATCAGTTAATCATATCAAATTAGTGCAGAATATACTGCGTCAAGGATCAGCCAAATTTCCACATGCATCATCAAAAGAGGATGTTAAAGAAAAGTGCTGAGCTGATTTTTGTtttgccatctagtggtttaaaAGAGAATAAAGTCAAACGCACCTTTTACCCCGGTGCACCTCTAGCCCTGTTGTACcctacagcaggaaccaatcagctgtgctctatagagaatgatgtgattgcaagcagttaaggacctattagcctgtgccatctagagtttcatgacagaactttgggtaaaactttacaataaggtttcagtagttaacattaattaactatTTAGGCTGGCCACACACTTGAAGATTTTAAGCCAGATTTGCACCCCCCGGATGACTGGGGAG
The Megalobrama amblycephala isolate DHTTF-2021 linkage group LG19, ASM1881202v1, whole genome shotgun sequence DNA segment above includes these coding regions:
- the LOC125254477 gene encoding myb/SANT-like DNA-binding domain-containing protein 4, translating into MEKQRRAFNFSAAEIEILISSVEKGKPVLFGKFSPSLSNEDKEREWAKVAENVSAVSGVSRSAESVKKKFTTLVSETKKKAALQAKEVKKTGGGTSDAPSLTPSETRILGVIDKVHYEGIPGGYEVGLEMDQSELSTIQLSDLEEGTSVPLQLPPSKRQKVSTSSHATQLLEIEREKLELYRERVAIEKERLKIEKERLQMERSLCKRCREEL